One Kwoniella pini CBS 10737 chromosome 11, complete sequence DNA segment encodes these proteins:
- a CDS encoding pre-mRNA-splicing factor SYF1, which yields MAIDQSPITSLSSRFPLTFPIPTPLTHSHLISASDLATEEDLLHNPDNIRSWLSYIHQLKERIANNEPSKGDTPSPEEILLGPLSNHVAREGLQQLTMVYERALAIFPTSFKLWRSYYQTRQSYVLGQLTNSAKTARNHHSKRGSGFKTNVRELLEAAEEANEWQGGLDGIIGYEEWKSLISTGERMIACLSHLPAPWLLHLSILFHPKCPPVFKRTYARRTFDRALRTLPPSLHGRVWGLYLRWAEMIGGEAGERVWRRFLKVDPSLTERHIAYLLDSSPPRPLAASKYLLSLARRAAKNLYSSLEGKSPYQLFVDFLELVEKYADDVGMDEEQTLELKETRRAIEEEITVPEEEAVPAEEPASIDGRLIRIAGPPVPVEQGKMYKPKDAVSKKGPEDLPYDEDTDPANSRLLDVEGIVERDGLEVYKDQAGRLWTGLATYWIKRGEFDRATVTFERGLAAVVTIRDFTQIFDAYAEFSETMISTLMDALADEDNLEDEDFDLEETEKELDERMKKFEELMDRRPFILNEVLLRRNPNEVVEWEKRVALFGDDDEKVVETYIKALDTINPRKATGPLYPLYVNFAKFYEEGGSKDEEGEPKNEPDLKQARKIMERATKVPFKSVDELAEVWCEWAELELRNENYDEAIRLMQRATTIPRDPKKVNFYDESLSPQQRLFKSLKIWSFYSDLEESIGSVESTKVVYDKIMELKIANAQVIVNYAGFLEENKYFEESFKVYERGIELFHPSVAFEIWNIYLSKFVKRYGGKKLERARDLFEQALENCPPKFCKPIYLLYAKLEEEHGLAKRAMGIYDRACTTVQDSDKFDMFTIYIAKATANFGLPATRPIYERALESLPDKQTAEMCERFARMERKLGEIDRARAIYAHASQFCDPRVEGEFWNEWNQFEVDTGSEDTFREMLRIKRAVQAAFNTETSFIAAQTAAAAKGVEKSIDNSGQDAADPMAAMERDLPNTSTTTSKKIGGPAFVASTLKTQNSNGIDQADEGEEAVVNPDAIEMDEDEF from the exons ATGGCGATCGACCAATCCCCCATTACTTCCCTTTCCTCTCGTTTTCCTCTAACTTTCCCCATTCCTACTCCTCTTACTCACTCGCATCTCATCTCAGCATCCGACTTAGCAACCGAGGAAGACCTTCTACACAATCCGGATAATATCAGATCATGGCTTTCTTACATAcatcaattaaaagaaCGAATAGCAAATAATGAACCTTCTAAAGGAGATACACCCTCACCTGAAGAAATCTTATTAGGtccattatcaaatcatgtAGCAAGAGAAGGTTTACAACAATTAACTATGGTTTATGAAAGAGCTTTAGCAATTTTTCCAACAAGTTTTAAATTATGGAGATCATATTATCAAACTCGTCAATCATATGTACTTGGTCAATTAACGAATTCTGCAAAAACAGCTagaaatcatcattcaaaaaGAGGATCAGGATTTAAAACTAATGTTAgagaattattagaagctgctgaagaagctaatgAATGGCAAGGTGGATTAGATGGTATAATAGGAtatgaagaatggaaatcaCTTATATCTACTGGTGAAAGAATGATTGCTTGTTTAAGTCATTTACCTGCACCATGGTTATTAcacctttcaattttatttcaCCCTAAATGTCCACCAGTTTTTAAAAGAACTTATGCAAGGAGGACTTTTGATAGAGCTTTGAGAACTTTACCTCCAAGTTTACATGGAAGAGTTTGGGGTTTGTATCTTAGATGGGCTGAGATGATTGGTGGTGAAGCTGGAGAGAGAGTTTGGAGGCGGtttttgaag GTTGACCCAAGCTTGACTGAACGACATATTGCCTATCTCCTCGATTCATCCCCTCCTCGTCCGCTCGCAGCTTCCAAATACCTCTTATCCCTCGCCCGTCGTGCTGCTAAGAATTTATACTCTTCGCTCGAGGGCAAATCGCCATATCAGCTATTCGTCGACTTCTTAGAGCTAGTAGAAAAGTATGCAGATGATGTCGGTATGGATGAGGAACAGACActagaattgaaagaaacGAGACGagcaattgaagaagaaataacggtaccagaagaagaagctgtaCCTGCTGAAGAACCAGCCAGTATAGATGGACGTCTGATCAGGATAGCTGGGCCACCAGTACCAGTTGAACAAGGGAAAATGTATAAACCTAAAGATGCGGTATCGAAGAAAGGACCGGAAGATTTACCATATGACGAAGATACGGATCCTGCAAATTCTCGATTgcttgatgttgaaggtaTAGTAGAGCGAGACGGTTTAGAAGTATACAAAGATCAAGCTGGTAGATTATGGACAGGATTAGCTACATACTGGATCAAACGAGGAGAATTTGATAGAGCAACAGTGACTTTCGAAAGGGGTTTGGCGGCTGTTGTGACTATAAGGGATTTCACCCAGATCTTTGATGCTTATGCTGAATTCTCGGAAACGATGATATCCACTTTGATGGATGCTTTggcagatgaagataatttagaagatgaggactttgatttggaagagactgaaaaagaattagacGAACGAATGAAGAAgtttgaagaattgatgGATCGTCGGCCGTTCATCCTGAATGAAGTCCTCTTACGACGTAATCCGAATGAAGTGGTTGAATGGGAGAAGCGAGTAGCGTTGTTcggagatgatgatgagaaagtAGTGGAAACTTATATCAAAGCATTAGATACTATAAATCCAAGAAAGGCTACTGGACCTCTTTATCCGCTTTACGTGAACTTTGCGAAGTTttatgaagaaggtggaagtAAAGACGAGGAAGGAGAACCAAAGAATGAACCGGATTTGAAACAGGCTAGGAAGATAATGGAACGTGCGACTAAGGTACCCTTCAAGAGTGTTGATGAGTTGGCCGAGGTTTGGTGTGAATGGGCAGAATTGGAACTTAGAAATGA GAATTATGACGAAGCTATACGTCTAATGCAACGTGCAACAACGATACCGCGAGATCCAAAGAAAGTTAATTTCTACGATGAA TCCCTCTCACCTCAACAACGTTTATTCAAGTCACTTAAGATCTGGTCGTTCTACAGTGATTTGGAAGAGTCAATCGGTTCGGTGGAATCTACCAAAGTCGTGTATGACAAGATCatggaattgaaaattgcAAATGCCCAAGTCATTGTCAACTATGCTGGATTCTTAGAGGAAAACAAGTACTTCGAAGAGAGTTTCAAG GTGTATGAACGAGGTATCGAGCTTTTCCACCCTTCTGTTGCATTCGAAATTTGGAACATCTACTTATCGAAATTCGTCAAACGATATGGCGGAAAGAAACTTGAAAGAGCTAGAGATCTATTCGAACAAGCTCTTGAGAATTGCCCACCCAAATTCTGTAAACCGATATACCTGCTATATGCGAAACTTGAAGAGGAACATGGATTGGCCAAACGAGCGATGGGAATTTACGATAGAGCATGTACGACTGTTCAAGATTCCGATAAATTCGATATGTTTACTATCTACATCGCCAAAGCAACAGCCAACTTCGGATTACCAGCTACTCGACCGATTTATGAGCGTGCTTTGGAAAGTTTACCTGATAAGCAAACTGCCGAAATGTGTGAGAGGTTCGCAAGGATGGAGAGAAAATTGggtgaaattgatagaGCAAGAGCTATTTATGCTCATGCAAGTCAATTTTGTGATCCTAgagttgaaggtgaattctGGAATGAATGGAATCAATTCGAAG TTGATACTGGATCAGAAGATACTTTCAGAGAGATGCTTAGAATCAAAAGAGCAGTCCAAGCTGCATTTAATACTGAAACATCTTTCATTGCTGCTCAAACGGCAGCAGCAGCCAAAGGagttgaaaaatcaattgataattcaggtCAAGATGCAGCAGATCCTATGGCAGCTATGGAACGTGATTTACCTAATACTTCAACAACGACATCTAAAAAAATTGGTGGACCTGCTTTCGTTGCTTCTACACTTAAAACTCAAAATTCTAATGGTAtagatcaagctgatgaaggtgaagaagctgttgTAAATCCAGATGCTATTGAGatggatgaggatgagttttaa